ACAGCACGGCAAGATCTGCAGCGAAGCCTGGCTTCAAGGGTCCTTTCCAGCTCTCGTCGAAGGTCAGGCGGGCACCGTTGACGGTGAAGAGACGCAGCGCTTCCTCGACGCCGAGCTGCTGGTCGATCCCGATCACGCGGCCGCTGGTTCGCTCCTCGCGGGCGCAGGTGACCCATAGCGTGAAGAATGGATCATAAGGGATATTGTCGGTGGCGATGGCGAGCGGTATCCCGGCGTTCAAAAGACGGCGATGCGGCACGACGAGATCGCCACCGTCGGGATCGTCGAGATATTTTTCGCCGCCTTTCCAGAGGTAGTAGGTCGGGATCGTGGTGACCAGCACGCCGAGACGGGCGAGCGCCTCGATGTCGGATTGGCGGGCGCGGCCGATGTGTTCGATGACCCAGCGCCTTGGGCGCAGCGGAAAGCGCGCGTCGACCGCCTCGAGAACCGGAACGATCTCATGGAGCTTGTCGCCCACGATCGTGTGCAAGCGCAGATCGAATTCGGCGGCGAGGAAGCTGGCCTCGCGGAAGTCAGCCGGCGTCACGGCTTGCTCGACAAAGCCGCTCCAGCCGGTGTCGGGCAGATGCGCGCGGGCGCAATGTGCCACCTCGGGATCGCCGCCGTAGGCGACATGGATGCCGGAAACTCGCAGCCAGGGATCGCCGAGGCCGGCGCCACGCGCGGTGGCAAGCCAGTCCCGCATGATCCGGCGCGCCTCCGCAAGGTCTGACCAGCTCGGGCTGACCACGAGTCCGGTACGCACCGTGAGCTCGCCGAGTTCCCACAGCTTGCGATAGACCGAGATGGTCTCCGCGGCGGACCCGTGCCCCTCGTAGATGCTCGTCGTGCCCTTGGCATTGTAGAGGCGTTGGGAAAGACGAACCCCTTCGATGCGCTCCGCGAACCCAAATCGTGGGACGGCGGGTAAAAGGTCGAATTCCACGGTCGGGCGGTTGTTGCGCTCGACGATGATGCCCGTCGGCTCTCCTCGCGCGTCTTTCTCGATTTCTAGGCCACTCAGGCGGGGTTCACTGTTGGCGTCGATGCCGTTGAGCGCGAGCGCGCGTGAATTGAGGGCGGAATGCCCGGGCGGCTTGCCCCAATTGCCGAACACGCCGGGAATGTAGACGGGGTGGTCGGGTGCGGCTTTGTCGATTGCGTAGCGGTTCGGCAACCGCTTCTCGGCTAGTGAAGCTACCCCGTCAAAAAAGAAAGGGGGCCGGCCCGCCGGCATGGTGACGATCCACTGTCCGGGTGGCGTGCTTGCCGCGAGGTTGCGGATCACCTCGATGATGTCGGCGACCGAACGGGCTTCCGCCAGCGACGGCCGCTGGTGCTTCAGTCCCTCACGCTCCATGTGAGCATGCGTGTCGTTAAAGCCGGGAATGACACAGGCGCCCTTGAGATCGAGTTCGCGTACGCCGGGAATAGGGGGCACCTCTGCGTCGCTGCCGATCGCCGTGATCTTACCACCCTGGAGGGCGATGGCGCTCGCGCGTGGCCGAGTTTCGTCGAACGTGATGATGCTTGCGTTTCGCAACACCAGCGGCTCCGCCGCACCGGGCAGCGGATTCATCTCGCCCCCTCGTACCAGGGAAACAGCCATCCGGCGAGCGCGACGAAGGCACGATCGGCGAGAAAGCCGAAGATGCCGAGCAGCGCCAGGCCAATGAACATGATGTCGACGCGGAAAAGCTGATTGCCCTGCGACATCATATAGGCCACGCCGGCAGAGGCGCCCGACAGTTCGGCGGCAACCAGGACGATCAGCGAGACCGCGATCGCCTGACGTAGGCCTGAGAGGATGAAGGGTAATGCCGCGGGCAATATGACCAGGAATAGCGTGGCCAGGCGGCCCGCCCCAAGACAGGCGGCAGAGCGCAGATAGATGACGTGGACGTCGCGTACGCCGATATGGGTGGTGATCCAGATCGGGAAGAACGCGCCCCAGGTCACGAGTGCGAGTTTGGAGGCCTCGCCAATACCGAACCAGAGAATGCACAGGGGTACGAGCGCGATGGTGGGGATCGCGCGGAAGCCGTGCAGCAGCGGCTCGAGCAGGTATTGGAAGAAGCGGACGCGCGAAGTGATCAGCCCTGCCGCGATGCCAAGGACAAACGCGAGGCCAAACCCCGTCCCGGCGCGGCGCAGGCTCACGACGATGTTGTGGCCGATCTCGCCCGACTTGAGCATCGGCCAGAACGCTTCCAGCACCTGGGATGGTGGCGGAAACAGCACTTCGTTGACCCAGTTCGACCAACGCGGGATCGCTTCCCAGGCTGCGACGAACAAGAGTACCCCGGCGGCATTCAGTGCCAACCGGAACAAGACGGCACGGCGACGTGTGCGCCAATAGGCGGTCCGGAACTCGGCTTCGAAGCCCGGGGCCTCAGAATCCCTGGACGGCGACAAGGTTCCCTCGGATGAAGCAATGCTCATGCAGCGCTCCGCGTGCCGACGGAAAGGCTGGTGGAGATCCTGCTGTAAAGCTCGCCGAACGCAGCACTGCTGCGATCGCGCGGATAGGAAGCGTCGATGGCGATGTCGGCGCGGATGGCGCCGGGATGAGGGCTCATGACGACGACACGCTGTGCGAGGAAGGCCGCCTCGTCGATATTATGGGTGACGAAGATCACCGAGAGCTCGCTGTTACGCCAGAGGCGTAGCAAATCCTCCTGAAGCGCCTGCCGGGTGATCGCATCGACAGCGGCGAACGGTTCGTCCATCAGCAACACGGCGGGTTTGACGACAAGCGCGCGAGCGACCGCCACGCGCTGACGCATGCCGCCGGATAGCTCGTGCGGGTATTTGTTGGCGGCGTGCGCAAGGCCGACGCGTTCGAGTGCCTCGAGCGCGCGTGCGGCGCGTATCCGTGATGGAAAACCGCGCATGCGCAGTCCGAATTCCACGTTCTGCTGGGCCGTCATCCAGGCGAACAGAGCATACTCCTGGAACACGACGCCGCGATCGGGGCTTGGTCCCGTCACCGGCGTGCCGGAGAAGCTGATGCGGCCGCGGGTCGGCGTCATGAAGCCCGCGATCAGGTGCATCAGCGTGGTCTTGCCGCAGCCGGAGGGGCCGATCAGGCAGACGAATTCGCCCTTGCCGATGGTGAGCGAGACGTCGCGCAATGCGAAGGTGGGCGAGCCGTCGCGCGTCGCGAAAACCTGCGAAACCGACGCGACTTCGATGAGGGCATCGCTCATGTCAGCGTGACGCGATCGGGACGCAGGGCCTTGGTCGGCCCTTCAACAACAAGCGACCTGAGCAGCTTGGGCAAGTCGCCCTTGGGCGGCTTGGCGAGACCAGCGGCGATGGCCCATTCCGCCTGCGAGACCATGTCGTCGATGAAGCGCTGGTCGAACCCGACCTTGAACGCGAAGGTCGAGGTTGCCTGCGCAATATCGGCGGGTGGCGTCTTGATGCGCTCCGCTATCAATTGTGGCCATTCGCGGTCGGTCGTGATCCGCTCTTCGGCGGCGAACAGGGCGCTCAGCGTCGCCCTGACCAGTTCCGGCTTCTTGTCGATGACGGCTTCCGTCGTTAGCAGCAGCTGGTGACTTTGGAAATAGCGCTCGATGCCGTCGAAGGTCATCTCCGCGACCTTGCCGCCGGACTGCCGCTGAGCCACCGCCACGGTCTGACTGCTCCAGCAGAAGCCGTCGATGTCGCCGCGCGTCAACGCGGTGGCCATATTGTTGGGCGCTAGGTCGACAATGGTGACGTCGCTGGCGCTAAGGCCGGCGAGTTCCAGATATTTAGCGATCAGATATTGACCCGATGTGCCGACCCGGGTCGCGATGCGCCGGCCCTTGAGGCTGGCAGGCGTCTTGGGATCGACGCCGCCGTCGTTCCGTACAGCAATCTTCATGTCTCGCGAATAGCGGCTGTAGTTCGCGATGGCCACCGGCCGAAGGCCGGAGAGCGCGGCAAACACCAGGGGCGTATCCGTGGACGCGGAAAAATCGGCCGAGCCGGACAGCAGCGCCTGCATCGCGTCACGGCCAGATTCGAACGAGGAAGTCGATAGCTCGACGCCCTGTTTCTTGAAGTAGCCGGCAGCTTCGGCGACGTATGGGACGGCCCAAGTGTAGCCAACACCGCCATATGCCAGCACGCCGTTCAGCCGCTGCTCCGCAACCGCTCGCCCGCCCAGGAGGGCTGCGGCACTGGCGCCGGCTAGACCAGCGAGCATGTTGCGGCGATCGAGCAAAGGCAAGCCGGAGCGTTCTGCGGCCAAAGCAGGGTATGACGAGCGAAACATTTAGCAACCCGTTAGCAGAGAGAGGAA
The genomic region above belongs to Bradyrhizobium arachidis and contains:
- a CDS encoding amidohydrolase, which gives rise to MNPLPGAAEPLVLRNASIITFDETRPRASAIALQGGKITAIGSDAEVPPIPGVRELDLKGACVIPGFNDTHAHMEREGLKHQRPSLAEARSVADIIEVIRNLAASTPPGQWIVTMPAGRPPFFFDGVASLAEKRLPNRYAIDKAAPDHPVYIPGVFGNWGKPPGHSALNSRALALNGIDANSEPRLSGLEIEKDARGEPTGIIVERNNRPTVEFDLLPAVPRFGFAERIEGVRLSQRLYNAKGTTSIYEGHGSAAETISVYRKLWELGELTVRTGLVVSPSWSDLAEARRIMRDWLATARGAGLGDPWLRVSGIHVAYGGDPEVAHCARAHLPDTGWSGFVEQAVTPADFREASFLAAEFDLRLHTIVGDKLHEIVPVLEAVDARFPLRPRRWVIEHIGRARQSDIEALARLGVLVTTIPTYYLWKGGEKYLDDPDGGDLVVPHRRLLNAGIPLAIATDNIPYDPFFTLWVTCAREERTSGRVIGIDQQLGVEEALRLFTVNGARLTFDESWKGPLKPGFAADLAVLSDDPTALPVAEIRNLRCGLTIVGGRIVHDDMLTPGARR
- a CDS encoding ABC transporter substrate-binding protein, translating into MLAGLAGASAAALLGGRAVAEQRLNGVLAYGGVGYTWAVPYVAEAAGYFKKQGVELSTSSFESGRDAMQALLSGSADFSASTDTPLVFAALSGLRPVAIANYSRYSRDMKIAVRNDGGVDPKTPASLKGRRIATRVGTSGQYLIAKYLELAGLSASDVTIVDLAPNNMATALTRGDIDGFCWSSQTVAVAQRQSGGKVAEMTFDGIERYFQSHQLLLTTEAVIDKKPELVRATLSALFAAEERITTDREWPQLIAERIKTPPADIAQATSTFAFKVGFDQRFIDDMVSQAEWAIAAGLAKPPKGDLPKLLRSLVVEGPTKALRPDRVTLT
- a CDS encoding ABC transporter permease, whose translation is MSIASSEGTLSPSRDSEAPGFEAEFRTAYWRTRRRAVLFRLALNAAGVLLFVAAWEAIPRWSNWVNEVLFPPPSQVLEAFWPMLKSGEIGHNIVVSLRRAGTGFGLAFVLGIAAGLITSRVRFFQYLLEPLLHGFRAIPTIALVPLCILWFGIGEASKLALVTWGAFFPIWITTHIGVRDVHVIYLRSAACLGAGRLATLFLVILPAALPFILSGLRQAIAVSLIVLVAAELSGASAGVAYMMSQGNQLFRVDIMFIGLALLGIFGFLADRAFVALAGWLFPWYEGAR
- a CDS encoding ABC transporter ATP-binding protein, coding for MSDALIEVASVSQVFATRDGSPTFALRDVSLTIGKGEFVCLIGPSGCGKTTLMHLIAGFMTPTRGRISFSGTPVTGPSPDRGVVFQEYALFAWMTAQQNVEFGLRMRGFPSRIRAARALEALERVGLAHAANKYPHELSGGMRQRVAVARALVVKPAVLLMDEPFAAVDAITRQALQEDLLRLWRNSELSVIFVTHNIDEAAFLAQRVVVMSPHPGAIRADIAIDASYPRDRSSAAFGELYSRISTSLSVGTRSAA